The genomic stretch GTGCCGATGTGTCTCATCAGCGGCGAACACGCCGCCAACGCCGTCGTCGAAGACCACGGATGAGTCGCGAGCGCGTTCGTCGCGGCCTGGGTCGGCTGGAAAACGTCGTTCCCCCGGAAACGACCACGACGGGCTATCTCCTGCGGCTCTCGCGGCCCCGCTTTTGGTTCTATCTCGCTGGACCCGTGATCGTCGGCGCGGTCTACGCCGTCGAAAGCCTCCCAGAACTGTTCTCGCCCGTCGCGCTCGCGCTCTTTGCGTACTTCCTCGTGCCGGCGAACGTCTTCCTCTACGGGGTCAACGACGTCTTCGACGCCGACATCGACGAAGCCAATCCCAAGAAGGACGACCGCGAGGTGCGCTACACGGGTGAGAGAACCGTGCTCGCCGCCGTTTTCCTGAGTGGTGTGCTCGCGCTCGGATTCGTCCCCCTGCTCCCGCCGGCGGCGCTCGCGGCACTGGCTCTTTTCTTTTTCCTTGCCGTCGAGTACAGCGCGCCACCGCTCCGATTCAAGACGACTCCCCTCTTCGATTCGATCTCGAACGGGCTGTACGTGCTCCCTGGCGTGGTCGCCTACACGGTCATCGCGGGCGTTCTGCCGCTCCTTTTCGCCGTTCTGGGTGGCTGGCTCTGGACGATGGGGATGCACACTTTCTCGGCGATTCCGGACATCG from Halococcus sediminicola encodes the following:
- a CDS encoding prenyltransferase, with the protein product MSRERVRRGLGRLENVVPPETTTTGYLLRLSRPRFWFYLAGPVIVGAVYAVESLPELFSPVALALFAYFLVPANVFLYGVNDVFDADIDEANPKKDDREVRYTGERTVLAAVFLSGVLALGFVPLLPPAALAALALFFFLAVEYSAPPLRFKTTPLFDSISNGLYVLPGVVAYTVIAGVLPLLFAVLGGWLWTMGMHTFSAIPDIEPDREAGIRTTATALGERRTYGYCAACWLTAALAFSFVHTFFALLLLAYPVLVFAIARSSIDVGRAYWWYPAVNTLVGMIMTLGGLWRVVYGG